DNA from Sulfurihydrogenibium sp.:
TGGTATACTTAATATACGATGACAGGAAAAGGTTGATTAATAAGTGTTAAAGGAAGGACAACCTTATTCGTCATTCTGCAGCCGGCGAAGAATCTCATACTCTTATTTAATTTCTCACCCGACGTATCATGTTAATATATTTTATATCTAAATTTTTTCTTGAAGGTTGAAAAGCAATGTTAAAAACCATTAACCTAAGAACTAAAAGTCATACAGATTTTATTGATATTACCAGCTTAATAAATCAGGCTATTTCTGAGAGTAAAGTAGACTCTGGTATTTGTACTATTTATGTCCCACATACAACAGCCGGTGTTTTTATAAATGAAAATGCTGACCCTGATGTTGTTGATGATGTAAAAAACCATCTTGAAAAGCTTGTTCCATGGATGAATAATTACAAACATATGGAAGGTAACGCTGCTGCACACATAAAATCTATTCTCACAGGAAACAGCATAAATATTATTATAGAAAATGGAAGACTACTGCTTGGAACATGGCAAGGTGTATTTTTTGCAGAGTTTGACGGACCAAGAAATAGAAAAGTTTATATAAAAATATTGAGAGGTTAAGATGGATAAAGTAAATGTAGGCTTGATTCAAATGAAATGTAGCGATGATTTAGAAGAAAATTTTGAAAAAACCTTAGAAAAAATTAAAGACCTTGCAAGAAATGGAGCTAACATTATCTGTACTCAAGAGCTTTTTAAGTCTAAATATTTCTGTCAAGTTGAAGATTGGTCTTATTTTAAGCTTGCAGAAGAAATAAACGAAAATTCTAAAACTATAAAAACCTTACAAACAATGGCAAAAGATTTAAAAGTTGTGATAATAGCATCTTTGTTTGAGAAAAGAACAGAAGGAATTTATCACAATACAGCGGTAGTAATTGATGCTGACGGAAGTTATCTTGGAAAATACAGAAAAATGCATATCCCGGATGACCCTCATTTTTATGAAAAGTTTTATTTTACTCCCGGAGACCTTGGGTACAAAACTTTTAAAACAAAGTATGCAGATATTGGCGTTTTAATCTGCTGGGACCAATGGTATCCGGAAGCTGCAAGGTTAACCGCATTGTCAGGTGCTAAAATTCTATTTTACCCAACTGCTATAGGATGGCTTCCGTCGGAAAAAGAAGAGTTTGGAAATTCTCAGTATAACGCATGGGAAACAATCCAAAGGTCTCATGCAGTAGCCAACGGCTGTTATGTAGTGGCGATTAATAGAGTCGGTTATGAAGAAAGCCCTGATGGAAATGAAGGAATAGAGTTTTGGGGTCAAAGCTTTGTATCAAATCCTTACGGAGAACTTCTTGTTAAAGGCTCTGTAGATAAAGAAGAAAACATCATTTGTGAAGTAGATTTATCAATCATAGATTCGGTTAGAACTACATGGCCATTTTTTAGAGATAGAAGAATAGACAGTTATCAAGATATTACAAAAAGATTTATTGACTAAAGGAGGAGAAAGTATGGAATACATAGTTGTACTAATAACCACCCCATCTAAGGAAGAAGCAGAAAAAATAGCAAACTATTTAGTAGAGAATCATATTGTGGCATGTGTAAATATAGTTGAAAAAGTAAATTCTGTATTCTTTTGGCAAGGAAGCGTAGAAAAAGCAGAAGAGTCTTTGATGATTATAAAGACAAAAAAAAGCGTATTTAAAAAATTAATAGAAGAAGTAAGAAAGATGCATAGTTATACTGTTCCTGAGATTATAGCACTGCCAATTATTGATGGATTTGAAGATTATTTAAAATGGATTGAGGAGACTGTATCATGCAGAACTTAACGATCTTTTTAATTTTTGCTGTTATAATGTTTCTATCAATTGTTGGAATTGATAAAGTTATATTAATAGTACAAAGTTTGGGGGGTGTTTTCTCTATGGCTGGATTTATACCTGTTTTAGTTGTATTGTTCATTATCTTTTTGGCAACTTCAGTCAAAGTTATTAATGAGTATGAAAGGGCTGTTATTTTTAGACTTGGTAGAGTTTTAGGAAGACCAAAAGGTCCGGGAATGTTTATTTTAATTCCTTTCATTGATAAGATGGTTAAAGTGGATTTAAGGGTTGTTACGATGGATGTTCCACCACAGGATGTAATAACAAAAGATAACATATCTGTCCAAGTAGATGCAGTTGTCTATTTTAAAGTTGTGGACCCTATCAAAGCTGTTATAAATGTAGAAAATTATTTGTATGCAGTATCTAAAATATCTCAAACTACATTAAGAAGTGTATGCGGTCAAGCTGAGTTTGATGAGCTTTTATCTCAAAGAGAAAAGATTAATTCAAAACTGCAGGAAATAATAGACCAAGAAACAGACCAATGGGGAATTAAAGTTATAACTGTAGAATTAAAAAGAATAGACATTCCAGAAGAACTAAAAAGAGCTATAGCAAGACAAGCAGAAGCAGAAAGAGAAAGAAGAGCAAAAATCATTCAAGCAGAGGCAGAATATCAAGCAGCACAAAAGCTTACAGAAGCTGCAGAAATGCTTGCTAAACAACCAATAGCATTGCAGTTAAGATACTTAGAAACATTGTCAACAATCGGTCAATACAACTCCAATACTATAGTTTTACCACTGCCTATGGAATTATTTGAAATATTTAAAAATTCAAAAATTAATAAATCTGAAGAAAAACGAGAAAGTAAATGAGCAGTATTGAGGGGTAAAAAAAACCGCTTACTTCTCTTTCCTGCTCCTACTTTCTTTGGAAAAGAGAAGATGCTTTTTAGCTTTGTAGATTTGAAGGGTA
Protein-coding regions in this window:
- a CDS encoding secondary thiamine-phosphate synthase enzyme YjbQ, with the protein product MLKTINLRTKSHTDFIDITSLINQAISESKVDSGICTIYVPHTTAGVFINENADPDVVDDVKNHLEKLVPWMNNYKHMEGNAAAHIKSILTGNSINIIIENGRLLLGTWQGVFFAEFDGPRNRKVYIKILRG
- a CDS encoding carbon-nitrogen hydrolase, whose amino-acid sequence is MDKVNVGLIQMKCSDDLEENFEKTLEKIKDLARNGANIICTQELFKSKYFCQVEDWSYFKLAEEINENSKTIKTLQTMAKDLKVVIIASLFEKRTEGIYHNTAVVIDADGSYLGKYRKMHIPDDPHFYEKFYFTPGDLGYKTFKTKYADIGVLICWDQWYPEAARLTALSGAKILFYPTAIGWLPSEKEEFGNSQYNAWETIQRSHAVANGCYVVAINRVGYEESPDGNEGIEFWGQSFVSNPYGELLVKGSVDKEENIICEVDLSIIDSVRTTWPFFRDRRIDSYQDITKRFID
- the cutA gene encoding divalent-cation tolerance protein CutA encodes the protein MEYIVVLITTPSKEEAEKIANYLVENHIVACVNIVEKVNSVFFWQGSVEKAEESLMIIKTKKSVFKKLIEEVRKMHSYTVPEIIALPIIDGFEDYLKWIEETVSCRT
- a CDS encoding slipin family protein — protein: MQNLTIFLIFAVIMFLSIVGIDKVILIVQSLGGVFSMAGFIPVLVVLFIIFLATSVKVINEYERAVIFRLGRVLGRPKGPGMFILIPFIDKMVKVDLRVVTMDVPPQDVITKDNISVQVDAVVYFKVVDPIKAVINVENYLYAVSKISQTTLRSVCGQAEFDELLSQREKINSKLQEIIDQETDQWGIKVITVELKRIDIPEELKRAIARQAEAERERRAKIIQAEAEYQAAQKLTEAAEMLAKQPIALQLRYLETLSTIGQYNSNTIVLPLPMELFEIFKNSKINKSEEKRESK